One segment of Tetrapisispora phaffii CBS 4417 chromosome 1, complete genome DNA contains the following:
- the TPHA0A06070 gene encoding putative cystathionine beta-lyase (similar to Saccharomyces cerevisiae YFR055W), protein MLTVILMKISDIAPPINVSTTYRYDEHNLIPAAEVKDFLSSIEENPVYSRESHANSSRVQKVLSKVLNGHAVIYNSGCSAFHALMCHYNPKRIFFDESYFGIKAIANLITRNYGLKQYSLKDIDKFAQEGDIIHIETPLNPFGTAINIKEIAVKAHAKKALLSVDSTLAPPPLQNAFDFGADIVLHSATKYLGGHSDLLAGVLVVKTEKEARALIEDRIHLGTNIGNLESFLLLRSLRTYEMRLSTQSQNVVKIVNFLETNRCQYKNVIQHIYHSSLQKEVFVSEQLSKGHTAVFAVIFKSQEQCKNFVQYLKYFQHATSLGGVESLVEWRAMSDPDIDPCLIRFSIGCENAEDLIEDLKSALCRLEKENINM, encoded by the coding sequence ATGCTGACagttattttaatgaaaatcTCTGATATTGCTCCCCCAATTAATGTTTCTACCACCTATAGATATGATGAGCATAATTTAATACCTGCTGCAGAAGTTAAAGATTTTTTGAGCTCAATCGAAGAAAATCCAGTTTATTCACGAGAATCCCATGCTAACAGTTCGAGGGTTCAGAAGGTATTATCAAAAGTTTTGAATGGCCATGCAGTTATATACAACTCAGGCTGCTCGGCTTTTCACGCGCTAATGTGTCATTATAATCCAAAGCggatattttttgatgaatCATATTTTGGTATTAAAGCTATTGCAAATTTAATCACTAGAAATTACGGTTTGAAACAGTATAGCTTAAAGGACATCGATAAATTTGCACAAGAAGGAgatattattcatattgAAACACCACTCAACCCTTTTGGTACTGCTATCAATATCAAAGAAATTGCTGTTAAGGCACATGCAAAAAAGGCATTGTTATCCGTTGATTCAACTTTAGCACCACCCCCATTACAAAATGCATTTGATTTCGGAGCTGATATTGTCCTTCATTCTGCTACAAAATATCTTGGAGGACACTCTGATTTGTTAGCAGGCGTTTTGGTAGTCAAGACTGAGAAGGAAGCAAGAGCATTAATCGAAGATAGGATTCATCTGGGAACTAATATCGGAAATCTTGAAAGTTTTTTGCTATTGAGATCTTTGAGAACTTATGAAATGAGGTTATCTACGCAATCTCAAAATGTGGTTAAAATAGTTAACTTTTTAGAAACTAATCGATGCCAATATAAGAACGTTATACAACATATTTATCATTCCTCTTTACAGAAGGAAGTTTTCGTTTCAGAACAGCTAAGTAAAGGACATACTGCTGTTTTCGCtgttattttcaaaagcCAAGAACAGTGTAAAAATTTTGTTCAATATCTGAAGTACTTTCAACATGCGACATCACTCGGTGGGGTCGAATCACTTGTTGAATGGAGAGCAATGAGTGATCCTGACATCGACCCATGTTTAATCAGATTTTCTATTGGATGTGAAAATGCAGAAGATttaattgaagatttaaaatCTGCACTGTGCAGACTAGAAAAAGAGAATATTAACATGTAG
- the RTG2 gene encoding Rtg2p (similar to Saccharomyces cerevisiae RTG2 (YGL252C); ancestral locus Anc_3.579) yields MSALSDHSDTETEVVSRNLIGVVDIGSNGIRFSISSKAEHHARIMPCVFKDRIGISLFDVQYSAITSLKKEPIPEEVITEVCNAMKRFKLICEDFGVPETSVRMVATEATREAINSNEFIEAIYNSTGWDVEILARNEEGKTGVYGVVSSFNKISGLYMDLGGGSTQISWIKSLNGEIRQSSTPVSLPYGTGALTKRLNNEDKKTLFEEIREAYKNAIQQIDVPQDMIEEAKKKGGFDLFTCGGGLRGMGHLLLSQNIDYPIQTIISGSCCSYEEFSSLCDYLLLKGTVPYGKDRKIFKVSERRKIQLPAVGLLMSAAFQSLPPIKTIYFSEGGVREGTLYSILPREIRCQDPLIISTRPYAPLLASKYLQLLRTAIPAHNIPDIVYKRIAPALCNLAFVHSSYPKELQPTAALHIATTGIIAGCHGLSHRARALIGIALCNRWGGDIPEVEEKYMKSLEEVVLRDTNKQQRKRIILWTKYIGAIMFVICGVHPGGNIRDGFLNFKISEREKVEDVKEKVKSLSIDEKLNTDSQQNESSIDNTNKPNKYTTIEYEVIVETSKDDLKTSASVRSRIITLQKKIRKLYKGSSEKVRIAVQFRDDHS; encoded by the coding sequence ATGTCAGCACTTTCAGACCATAGTGACACCGAAACAGAGGTTGTATCAAGAAATCTGATAGGTGTTGTAGACATTGGCTCTAATGGTATACGTTTTAGTATATCATCGAAAGCTGAACACCATGCTAGAATCATGCCTTGTGTTTTTAAAGATAGAATTGGCATATCATTATTCGATGTTCAATATTCCGCAATCACCtctttaaaaaaagaacCTATTCCAGAAGAAGTCATTACTGAGGTATGCAACGCAATGAAAAGATTTAAACTAATATGTGAAGATTTTGGTGTCCCTGAAACAAGTGTTCGCATGGTAGCTACAGAAGCCACAAGAGAAGctattaattcaaatgaatttattgaagCAATTTACAATTCAACCGGATGGGATGTTGAAATATTAGCTAGAAATGAAGAGGGTAAAACAGGTGTGTATGGTGTAGTATCTTCgtttaataaaatcagtGGCCTGTATATGGATCTAGGAGGTGGAAGCACCCAAATTTCATGGATTAAATCCTTAAATGGTGAAATTAGACAATCATCTACACCTGTTTCATTACCGTATGGTACTGGTGCATTAACTAAAAGgttaaataatgaagataaaaagaCATTGTTTGAGGAAATTCGAGAAGCTTACAAAAATGCTATTCAACAAATTGATGTTCCCCAAGATATGATTGAAgaagcaaaaaaaaaaggtGGGTTTGATTTGTTTACTTGTGGTGGAGGCCTTAGAGGTATGGGGCATTTACTACTTTCACAAAATATAGATTATCCAATTCAAACAATAATTAGTGGTTCCTGTTGTTCCTATGAAGAATTCTCTTCGTTATGTGATTACTTATTATTAAAGGGAACAGTTCCATATGGTAAAGATCGCAAAATATTTAAGGTTTCTGAAAGGAGGAAGATTCAATTACCAGCCGTTGGTTTATTAATGAGTGCTGCCTTCCAATCATTACCACCTAtcaaaacaatatatttcagCGAAGGTGGTGTAAGAGAGGGTACTCTTTACTCTATTCTACCAAGGGAGATACGTTGTCAAGATCCCTTAATTATTTCGACAAGGCCATATGCTCCTCTATTGgcatcaaaatatttacaattattAAGAACAGCTATTCCAGCTCATAATATTCCGGATATTgtttataaaagaatagCACCAGCTTTATGCAATTTAGCATTTGTACATTCCTCATATCCAAAAGAACTGCAACCAACAGCAGCTTTACACATAGCAACCACAGGCATTATAGCAGGTTGCCATGGCTTATCGCATAGAGCTAGGGCTTTAATTGGTATAGCCTTATGTAATAGATGGGGTGGTGATATTCCAGAAGTAGAAGAAAAATACATGAAATCTCTTGAAGAGGTGGTTCTACGGGATACAAATAAACAACAACGTAAGAGGATAATATTATGGACTAAATATATCGGTGCTATAATGTTTGTTATATGTGGCGTTCACCCAGGTGGTAATATCAGAGACGgctttttaaatttcaaaatctcagaaagagagaaagttgaagatgttaaagaaaaagtgaaaagcctatcaattgatgaaaaattgaacaCCGATTCTCAACAGAATGAATCATCCATAGATAATACTAATAAACCAAATAAGTATACAACTATTGAGTATGAAGTCATTGTTGAAACTTCTAAAGATGATTTGAAAACGAGTGCATCTGTTCGTTCAAGAATAATAACcttacaaaagaaaataagaAAACTGTATAAAGGAAGTTCAGAGAAGGTTAGAATTGCAGTACAATTCCGTGATGACCATTCTTAA
- the ZIP2 gene encoding Zip2p (similar to Saccharomyces cerevisiae ZIP2 (YGL249W); ancestral locus Anc_3.576), with protein MAEVWVPSIDNSKALTNKHESDYAEYIISTSNFTSKEIIHITKKVKHRLYYLNKLGNKKHSDSELLKSSIMNFQCIQNKISKYPIIVNKRYIYNVNKKYNTSNEWDVWGDRIYKSGFNDKDPHFIKIKDCALKEKLLINKETTSQLNWLHKLAIFSNQGNVKYIISSKKKFSNFKINYLQAELSHKLYKHYKPSDNQKYEIFKSKLNHNIDTLPHESIVEIPFSITDSQISNFNNQISQSINNRTCNIVNFKLLIKPHVSLKGSKQNLQIKDNEPRWNLYEKNIYNIEVELHQKIPLVNETWFDRCFAQLCDSQFNKLSFYKFKIPPSQEQYRKDFKIEQCFDKQYWLLTKNILKKLVWNPVKIYLKTTDYTIHDIMNNESMVFETKFSVKTKSLICHKKIKNNSLDLIDVDKRKFGIVDLYMVDTSNASIKESPVPNIPTKIIAKNTSQLEASTELNINTSIIPQKRSFLDCDLQSLIASKKTTKSLVTGSKLSKNISLLKFLDRNSTQPLENNKEVSEVRDNSFEEDKVKSTMKLTRVSCQKIKGRHVILNTKHLKSNFSVTNLLVKQFQIQVVERQFELDFDFILNETTSIIRLNIENFFQVLKNGKLYYQEALENLKSEFKTIIVIIEYNELLEETDKDIFWKIHLYFNIPQFEVIIVKQNNIEICQMIVQAVSKYSTRLPESTIAQYFNEQNKNMSIEILISLKFNDFLILKCLEHSSIYELLYNVGTKDNKYMELTNIMTDSQLMRLQKLLQLSW; from the coding sequence ATGGCTGAAGTCTGGGTCCCAAGTATTGATAATAGTAAAGCATTAACGAATAAACATGAAAGTGACTATGCTGAGTATATAATAAGTACATCTAACTTTACCTCAAAGGAAATAATACACATAACTAAAAAGGTTAAACATAGGttgtattatttgaataaactTGGTAACAAAAAACATTCGGATAGCGAGCTATTGAAGTCATCAATTATGAACTTTCAATGCATTCAAAATaagatttcaaaatatccAATTATAGTGAATAAGCGTTACATTTATAATgttaacaaaaaatataatacatCAAATGAGTGGGATGTTTGGGGTGATAGGATATACAAATCTGGATTTAACGATAAGGACCCtcattttatcaaaataaaagattGTGCTCTTAAGGaaaaacttttaataaataaagaaaccaCCTCACAACTCAATTGGTTGCACAAATTAGCAATATTTTCCAATCAGGGGAatgtaaaatatattattagttcaaaaaaaaagtttagcaatttcaaaattaactATCTTCAAGCTGAGCTCTCtcataaattatataaacattACAAACCTTCTGATAATCAAAAGTATGAGATTTTTAAATCGAAGTTAAATCATAACATTGATACACTGCCACATGAATCTATCGTAGAAATACCCTTTTCCATAACCGATTCTCAAATTAGTAACtttaataatcaaataagTCAGagtattaataatagaacGTGCAACATCGTAAATTTCAAACTACTCATTAAACCTCATGTTTCATTAAAGGGTTCTAAACAGAATTTACAGATAAAAGACAATGAACCCAGATGGAACTTATACGAGAAGAACATCTATAATATCGAAGTTGAACTTCATCAGAAAATACCTTTGGTAAATGAGACATGGTTTGATAGATGTTTTGCACAGTTATGTGACTCGCagtttaataaattgtctttttacaaattcaaaatacCTCCTTCACAGGAGCAATATCgtaaagattttaaaattgagCAATGTTTTGACAAACAATATTGGTTATTaactaaaaatattttgaagaagcTGGTGTGGAATCCagtgaaaatatatttaaaaaccACAGATTACACAATTCATgatataatgaataatgAAAGTATGGTTTTTGAAACAAAGTTTTCTGTCAAGACTAAATCGCTAATATGTCataaaaagattaaaaacaattctCTTGATTTAATTGACGTCGATAAAAGGAAGTTTGGCATAGTAGATTTGTACATGGTAGATACATCTAATGCCAGTATTAAAGAGAGCCCAGTACCTAATATACCAACCAAAATAATAGCTAAAAATACGTCCCAATTAGAAGCATCTACTGAActtaatataaatacatcAATTATTCCTCAAAAAAGGTCATTTTTGGATTGCGACCTACAATCATTAATTGCAAGTAAGAAGACAACTAAGAGTTTAGTTACCGGTAGTAAGTTATCAAAAAACATTTCCCTATTAAAGTTTCTTGATCGGAATTCAACACAACCcttagaaaataataaagaagtCAGCGAAGTCAGAgataattcttttgaagAGGATAAAGTGAAGTCTACAATGAAATTAACAAGAGTCAGTtgtcaaaaaataaaaggtAGACATGTTATATTAAATACGAAGCATTTGAAAAGTAATTTCTCGGTGACTAATCTTTTAGTTAAGCAATTTCAGATACAAGTTGTCGAAAGACAATTTGAACTAGactttgattttattttaaatgaaactACTTCTATTATCAGATTAAATATCGAAAATTTCTTTCAAGTTCTGAAAAATggtaaattatattatcaagAAGCTCTAGAGAATTTAAAGTCAGAATTTAAAACcattattgtaattataGAATATAATGAACTACTAGAAGAAACtgataaagatattttctggaaaatacatttatattttaatattccTCAATTCGaagtaataatagtaaaacaaaataacattgaaatttgTCAAATGATAGTACAAGCAGTTTCAAAATACTCCACAAGACTACCTGAATCCACTATTGCACAGTATTTCAATGAGCAGAATAAGAACATGTCGATTGAAATCctaatatcattaaaatttaacgattttttaatattaaaatgcTTAGAACATTCTTCGATTTATGAATTACTATACAATGTTGGTactaaagataataaatatatggaACTGACCAATATAATGACTGATTCGCAATTGATGAGATTACAAAAGCTACTTCAATTAAGTTGGTGA
- the RMD8 gene encoding Rmd8p (similar to Saccharomyces cerevisiae RMD8 (YFR048W); ancestral locus Anc_3.568): MNYSSTESNDDSTRYTGTRNASSSFSKRSPSILVTDSRSNRNRINAPFARHAAGLRDRNSNFVGPSADSRKNSSNGVFASPKSHQKLHMNNKHDQVLRGRFSGISVDNILSDSSDVPSGRREERRSSSSWDRLSVYEKFKAYPNQKKLNHLPSRTSKTSQKLVLIPEDIPGSEYSSPLSNLRQKPVSSPIKQSRINSTDYYDSSKIRPHNQNYDDLPRLTAYNIADALNLKSISKFLKETHEVSSRLYNECLYVAYTLPLLSGKDGFRIKSNISKKVIGGKTLIDELIDTSEQRDHHYEYYSGIENPEDASNNYELEANGIPAENDVTVIPDHLPSVTNSTDAFNPGDPQYFAEETPSEKKLREKKEEIQINQKVNKAISLLTDEDQHAEIFIFHYGVIVFWNFQEIQEKNILGDVAFADSKNLLTRPLSEEDIEIEQFHFAYDRHTERPSIFNDTITLRSGDHIMKLTLSHAIAQSSKLSRFESRVTPILHSITKLPKRLALYGTLGLKREQLLKRSGKLFKLRVDVNLSSSVLDTPEFFWSLEPSLHPLYIAMREYLEIDQRVQVLNDRCMVFLEFFDICVDSVAERSIVRVTWWFVFVIIICVIFSLIEIFIRYILINKK; this comes from the coding sequence ATGAATTATTCTTCAACTGAGAGTAATGATGATAGCACCAGGTACACTGGGACTCGCAATGCTTcctcttctttttctaaaaGATCCCCTTCCATATTAGTGACAGATTCTCGTTCGAACAGAAACAGAATCAATGCCCCATTTGCAAGACATGCAGCGGGTCTCAGAGACAGGAACAGCAATTTTGTTGGTCCATCAGCAGATTCACGAAAGAATTCTAGTAACGGTGTTTTTGCAAGTCCTAAGTCTCATCAGAAATTGcatatgaataataaacaCGACCAAGTATTACGTGGTCGTTTTAGTGGCATATCTGTTGATAATATCCTCTCTGACTCATCTGATGTTCCGTCAGgaagaagagaagaaagaCGATCAAGTTCCTCATGGGATAGATTATCTGTATATGAGAAGTTCAAAGCTTATCCaaatcaaaagaaattaaacCACTTGCCATCTAGAACGTCAAAAACTTCTCAAAAGTTAGTGTTAATTCCCGAAGATATTCCTGGCAGTGAATATTCATCTCCATTATCTAATTTGAGGCAAAAACCAGTTTCCTCTCCTATTAAACAAAGCAGGATTAACAGTACTGATTATTACGATAGTTCTAAAATACGACCTCATAACCAGAATTATGACGATCTGCCAAGATTAACTGCATATAATATTGCGGAtgcattaaatttaaaatctatatcaaaatttttaaaagaaacaCACGAAGTGTCATCAAGATTATATAACGAATGTTTATATGTTGCATACACTTTGCCATTATTATCAGGAAAAGATGGGTTTAGaataaaatctaatatttcGAAAAAAGTGATTGGAGGTAAAAcattaattgatgaattaatCGATACAAGTGAACAGAGAGACCATCATTATGAATATTACTCTGGTATCGAAAATCCTGAAGATGCATCAAATAACTATGAATTAGAAGCAAACGGTATACCAGCTGAAAATGATGTTACTGTAATCCCTGATCATTTACCAAGTGTAACGAACTCAACAGATGCATTTAACCCTGGCGACCCTCAATATTTTGCAGAGGAAACACCTAgtgaaaagaaattaagaGAGAAAAAGGAAGAAATTCagataaatcaaaaagttaataaaGCGATATCTCTACTAACAGATGAAGATCAGCATGctgaaatttttatatttcattacGGTGTAATAGTGTTTTGGAATTTCCAAGAAATAcaagaaaagaatattcTAGGTGATGTTGCATTCGCAGACTCTAAAAATCTTCTCACAAGACCATTAAGtgaagaagatattgaaattgaacaGTTTCATTTCGCATATGATAGACATACGGAAAGACCAAGTATTTTCAATGATACCATAACATTGAGATCAGGTGATCATATTATGAAACTGACTCTATCACACGCTATCGCTCAATCATCTAAATTATCCAGATTTGAATCTAGAGTAACTCCAATTTTGCATTCTATTACTAAACTTCCTAAAAGATTAGCACTCTATGGTACATTAGGTTTGAAAAGAGAACAGCTACTTAAGCGTTCAGGTaagttatttaaattgaGAGTGGATGTCAACCTTTCATCCAGTGTTTTAGATACTCCAGAATTTTTTTGGTCACTTGAGCCCAGTTTACATCCACTATATATTGCAATGCGAGAGTACCTTGAAATTGATCAAAGAGTTCAAGTTTTGAATGATCGTTGCATGGTATTTCTAGAATTTTTTGACATTTGTGTTGATTCAGTCGCTGAACGGAGTATCGTAAGGGTGACATGGTGGTTTGTATTTgtgattattatttgtgtaatattttcactgattgaaatatttatccGGTATATACTTATAAATAAGAAATAG
- the GUS1 gene encoding glutamate--tRNA ligase GUS1 (similar to Saccharomyces cerevisiae GUS1 (YGL245W); ancestral locus Anc_3.569), whose protein sequence is MPATLIIGGKSSVVAYSELIAARIVNSVKPDSITIEFVEDKKAAAASLNGETDDVLSKIVSANADVFPEGVTGSEEWVKLAVSELVIKNFQKLATSLDKLDAHLNLRTFINGGLSYSIADIACWGALRSNGMVGSIIKNKVNVNVSRWYTLFESNPIFGEANEFLTKSLQELKKASSAGKKKETHKANFEIDLPDAKMGEVVTRFPPEPSGYLHIGHAKAAILNQYFADAYKGKLIIRFDDTNPSKEKVEFQESILEDLALLGIKGDRITHSSDYFQEMYDYCIQLIKEGKAYCDDTPVDKMREERMDGIASARRNRSVEENLKIFTEEMQNGTEEGLQNCVRAKIDYEALNKTLRDPVIYRCNLNPHHRTGTAWKMYPTYDFCVPIVDSLEGVTHALRTIEYRDRNAQYEWMLNAMNLRKVHIWDFARVNFVRTLLSKRKLQWMVDKELVSNWDDPRFPTVRGVRRRGMTIEGLRNFVISQGPSRNVINLEWNLIWAFNKKVIDPVAPRLTCVINPIKIHLSGADAPETPRVEMKPKHPKNPAVGEKRVIFSKDIVIDKDDADVIEEGEEITLMNWGNAIIDKKNADGSIDATLHLEGDFKKTKHKITWLAETEDVTKVDLVDFDHLITKDKLEEDESFENFLTPNTEFHTDAIADVNVKDMKVGDIIQFERKGYYRLDALPKDGKPYIFFTIPDGKAVNKYGAKK, encoded by the coding sequence atgcCAGCTACTTTAATTATTGGTGGTAAGTCATCAGTTGTTGCATACTCTGAATTGATTGCTGCTCGTATTGTCAATTCTGTTAAGCCAGATTCAATTACTATTGAATTTGTCGAAGATAAGAAGGCTGCTGCTGCTTCTTTAAATGGTGAAACTGATGATGTTTTATCCAAAATTGTTTCAGCAAATGCTGATGTTTTCCCAGAAGGTGTCACTGGCTCCGAAGAATGGGTCAAATTAGCTGTTAGTGAATTAGTTATCAAAAACTTCCAAAAGTTAGCAACTTCTTTAGATAAATTAGATGCTCACTTGAACTTGAGAACTTTCATCAACGGTGGTTTGAGTTATTCTATTGCTGATATCGCTTGTTGGGGTGCTTTAAGATCCAACGGTATGGTTGGTTCTATCATTAAGAACAAAGTTAATGTAAATGTTTCCCGTTGGTACACCTTATTTGAATCTAACCCAATTTTTGGTGAAGCTAATGAATTCTTAACTAAGTCGTTacaagaattaaaaaaagcTTCTTCTGCTGGTAAAAAGAAGGAAACTCACAAGGCCAACTTCGAAATTGATTTACCTGATGCTAAGATGGGTGAAGTTGTCACTCGTTTCCCACCTGAACCATCTGGATACTTGCACATTGGTCATGCCAAAGCTGCTATTTTAAACCAATACTTTGCAGACGCTTATAAGGGTAAATTAATCATCAGATTCGATGACACTAACCCATCTAAGGAGAAAGTTGAATTCCAAGAATCTATTTTAGAAGATTTAGCTTTATTAGGTATTAAAGGTGACAGAATCACTCATTCCTCGGACTATTTCCAAGAAATGTATGATTACTGTATCCAATTGATTAAAGAGGGTAAGGCTTACTGTGACGACACTCCAGTTGATAAAATGAGAGAAGAGCGTATGGATGGTATTGCTTCTGCTAGAAGAAATCGTTcagttgaagaaaatttaaagatctTCACTGAAGAAATGCAAAACGGTACTGAAGAGGGTTTACAGAACTGTGTTCGTGCTAAAATTGACTATGAGGCTTTAAACAAGACTTTAAGAGATCCTGTTATTTACAGATGTAACTTAAATCCACATCATAGAACTGGTACTGCTTGGAAGATGTACCCAACTTATGATTTCTGTGTTCCAATTGTTGATTCCTTAGAAGGTGTCACCCATGCTTTACGTACCATTGAATATAGAGACCGTAACGCTCAATACGAATGGATGTTGAATGCTATGAACTTAAGAAAAGTTCACATTTGGGATTTTGCTCGTGTTAACTTTGTTAGAACACTATTATCAAAGAGAAAGCTACAATGGATGGTTGACAAAGAACTAGTTTCAAACTGGGACGACCCAAGATTCCCAACTGTCAGAGGTGTCAGAAGAAGAGGTATGACAATTGAAGGTTTAAgaaattttgttatttctCAAGGCCCTTCAAGAAATGTTATCAATCTAGAATGGAACTTGATTTGGGCATTTAACAAGAAGGTTATTGATCCAGTAGCTCCAAGACTAACTTGTGTTATTAATCCTATCAAAATTCACTTGTCCGGTGCTGATGCTCCAGAAACACCAAGAGTTGAAATGAAACCAAAGCATCCTAAGAATCCAGCCGTTGGAGAAAAGAGGGTTATTTTCAGTAAGGATATTGTTATTGACAAAGACGATGCCGATGTTATCGAAGAAGGCGAAGAAATTACTTTAATGAACTGGGGTAATGCTATCATTGATAAGAAGAACGCCGATGGCTCCATTGATGCTACTTTACACTTAGAAGGTGACTTCAAGAAGACTAAGCACAAGATCACTTGGTTAGCTGAAACTGAAGATGTCACTAAGGTTGACTTAGTTGATTTCGATCACTTAATTACTAAGgataaattagaagaagatgagagttttgaaaatttcttgACCCCAAATACAGAATTCCATACTGATGCCATCGCTGATGTTAATGTTAAGGATATGAAGGTTGGCgatattattcaattcgAAAGAAAGGGTTACTATAGATTAGACGCCTTACCAAAGGATGGTAAACCATACATTTTCTTTACCATTCCAGATGGTAAAGCTGTTAACAAATATGGTGCTAAGAAATAA
- the RPN12 gene encoding proteasome regulatory particle lid subunit RPN12 (similar to Saccharomyces cerevisiae RPN12 (YFR052W); ancestral locus Anc_3.580) has protein sequence MPSLADLVKSLNIAFNKNDYESCEKLATPLKIELIKNNLFIPDLSRTEESYINDLNISKRILEIIALSSIYQLKFDNFQNYFSQIRLYYFSNNPTLAASNDKDKLISIYLLLLLSNGHISGFHSELEYLSKHIDNLEENELLSYPIKLEKWLMEGAYQKAWELLKSGFKIPEFDIFTENLLSAIREEIAHNTELAYDNLNLTFIKALLFLDSEKAAENFALERGWKILDGNVIFKSLDEAIIDKEEEEEEEAEEERATLISKTLNYAINLETIV, from the coding sequence ATGCCTTCATTAGCTGATCTGGTTAAAAGCTTAAACATTGCCTTCAACAAAAATGATTATGAGAGTTGTGAGAAACTAGCAACTCCTTTAAAAATCGAATTGATTAAAAACAATCTATTCATTCCAGATTTATCCAGGACCGAAGAAAGTTACATCAATGACCTTAACATCTCCAAAAGGATCCTTGAAATCATTGCATTATCTAgtatttatcaattaaagTTTGATAACTTCCAAAATTACTTCTCGCAAATACgattatattatttcagCAACAATCCTACATTAGCCGCATCTAAtgataaagataaattaatcagtatttatttattgctTTTATTATCTAATGGTCATATATCAGGATTCCATTCAGAATTAGAATATCTAAGCAAACATATAGATAACTTGGAAGAGAATGAATTACTATCCTATCCAAtcaaattggaaaaatgGCTGATGGAAGGTGCATATCAAAAAGCTTGGGAACTGTTAAAATCTGGTTTTAAAATCCctgaatttgatatttttactGAAAATTTACTATCTGCTATCAGAGAGGAAATTGCACATAACACAGAGCTAGCATACGATAATCTAAATTTGACCTTCATCAAAGCATTGCTGTTTTTAGATAGTGAAAAAGCAGCCGAGAATTTTGCATTGGAAAGAGGTTGGAAAATCCTTGATGGTAATgtcattttcaaatctttGGATGAAGCAATAATTGATAAGGAAGAGGAggaggaagaagaagcgGAAGAAGAAAGAGCTACTCTAATATCAAAGACTTTGAATTATGCCATCAATTTGGAAACAATTGTGTag